The Bacillus xiapuensis genome window below encodes:
- a CDS encoding Cof-type HAD-IIB family hydrolase, which produces MIKCIATDMDGTLLNGKMEVSENNSRAIKMAQEKGIEVVVATGRSYLEARYALDEAGIYCPIICVNGAEMRDASGKVLNNAFIDKETAAEAYRHLKEIGLYFEIYTNKGTFTDDYDKALDIMVNIFLSAHSEVPKEQIREAAKERFTKGLLHQVHSYDEIIESDVFSINKYIAFSYEESKLQQAVAKLSESPILAISSSGSHNIEITHQEAQKGIALEKFIKEREISFQETMAIGDNFNDISMLERVGYSVAMGNAEPEIKKVCKYETAVNDEDGVAAAIERFVNA; this is translated from the coding sequence ATGATTAAATGTATTGCAACTGATATGGACGGCACATTGTTAAACGGGAAGATGGAGGTGAGTGAGAACAATAGCCGGGCTATTAAAATGGCTCAGGAAAAAGGCATCGAGGTCGTGGTGGCAACCGGCCGCTCTTATTTAGAAGCGCGCTATGCGCTGGATGAGGCAGGGATCTATTGTCCGATTATTTGTGTAAATGGCGCAGAAATGCGCGATGCATCCGGAAAAGTATTGAACAATGCTTTTATCGATAAAGAAACAGCTGCCGAGGCCTATCGCCACTTGAAAGAGATCGGCCTGTATTTTGAAATTTACACGAATAAAGGTACGTTCACCGATGATTATGACAAGGCGCTGGATATCATGGTTAATATTTTCCTTTCCGCCCATTCCGAAGTGCCAAAAGAACAGATTCGCGAAGCGGCAAAGGAACGTTTCACTAAAGGCCTTCTGCATCAGGTACATAGCTATGACGAGATCATCGAGAGCGATGTCTTCTCTATTAATAAATATATTGCTTTTTCCTATGAGGAGAGCAAGCTGCAGCAAGCGGTAGCAAAGCTGAGCGAATCTCCAATCCTGGCGATTAGCTCCTCCGGAAGCCATAATATTGAAATCACTCACCAAGAAGCTCAAAAAGGCATTGCTTTGGAGAAATTCATTAAAGAAAGAGAGATTTCATTTCAGGAAACGATGGCGATCGGCGATAATTTTAATGATATTTCCATGCTGGAGCGCGTTGGCTACTCAGTGGCCATGGGAAATGCTGAGCCGGAAATCAAGAAAGT